Genomic window (Pseudothauera hydrothermalis):
CGGCCAACAACTTGGCTGTTGTTCGCCACATCGTGATGAACCTGCTGCGGCTGAACACGACCCGTAAGGCGAGCATCAAGTCCAAGCGCATGCTGGCTGCCACTATTGACGAATTTCGGGCCGAGTTGCTCGGAGTTATGACATGAAGGTGCGATTGCCCTGGGAGGATCATGAACTTTGGATTCATCAAGCGCTGGCAACCATTATCCGGCTCGATGCGCTCGATCTGTTCGCGCGGCGGGTGCGCGCGCTTTCGGCCGGCTTTGCCATCGCCGCCATGGCGCTGCTTGCGTTTTTCTGGATCGGCGAGCACTACGTGACCCCGATTGTGCTGGCGGCAATACTCTTGACCGCAACGCTCGGCCCCGTGGTGACGATTTATACCTTTTGGCTGCGGCGCACGCTCAGACTGCAAAGACATGCAATCGTGCGCCAGCTCTACCGCTGCGGCCTGCGTGTCGAGCAGAAAACGATTGTGACCAATACCCCGCATCCGACCCTGGTCGCGTCACTCGATACACTGCCCCACAGGGATTGAATGGAGAATTCAAGGAATATCCCGCTGCGGTCATTGCCGCCAGCCCTTGCATCCGGACTTTTCGGCAGCCGCGCGGTGCTGGCTGCCGGCGGCACGGGATTCGCGCTGCTGGCGGCCGCCTTGATTTTGCCAATCGACGCTTTTGCCCAACTGGTCATTGCTGTGCCGCTGGTGGCGATATTGTGCGCGGCGCGGATCGAAACGGACGGTTCGGGTGCGCCGGAATTCTTTCGCATTCTGGCGTTGGCGATCGGCGGCTTCATCACGCTGCGTTATCTCAGTTGGCGAGCCGGCTATACGCTCTACGGCGCCGATGTGTTCAGCCTGGTGGCAGTGTTGTTGCTCTTTGGCGCTGAGCTTTATTCGGCGGGGATCCATTTCTTGGGCGGATTCATCAACATTGCACCGGCGCGGCGACCCTTGCTGAGCATCGACGATCTTCCCGCTGAAATCGCCCTGCCGAGCGTCGATGTGCTAATCCCCTCATACAACGAAGACCCGGCGCTGCTCGAAATCACACTGCGTGCCGCGCTGCAGATGCGCTATCCAGCGGATCGTCTAAAGGTGTATCTGCTCGACGACGGCGGCACCGACCAGCGTATTGCCCATCCCGACCCGCAGATCGCCGCCGCCGCGCAAGCACGCCGATCCGCGCTGCAGGCGCTGTGCGCGCGGCTGGGCGCACACTACATCACCCGTGCGCGCAATGAGCGCGCCAAGGCCGGTAATCTCAACCACGCGCTGGCGCACACCCGGGGGGAGCTGATCGTAGTGCTTGATGCGGATCACATTCCCACGGTCGATTTTCTGGACCGCACCGTGCCCTGGCTGGTACTGCAGCCGGATGTGTTCCTGGTGCAAACCCCGCACTTCATGATCAATCCAGACCCGGTGGATCGCAACATGCTGCGGCGTTTTTCGCGGATGCCGGCGGAAAACGACATGTTCTACCGTGACATCCAGCGCGGGCTGGATGCCTGGGGGGCGTCTTTCTTTTGCGGTTCTGCCGCGGTCTTGCGGCGCAAGCATCTGGAGGAGGTTGGCGGTCTGTGCGGAGACACCGTGACCGAGGACGCCGAGACCGCTTTTGAACTGCACCGCCGCGGCTACCGCTCGGTGTACGTGGACCGTCCCATGGTGGCGGGGCTGGCGCCCGAGACATTTTCCGCATTCGTGACCCAGCGCATGCGCTGGGCGCAGGGCATGGTGCAGATTTTGTTGCTCAAACGCCCTTTCATGTGCGCCGAACTCAGCCTGCCTCAGCGCTTGGGGTATCTGAGTGCGATCTTGTTCTGGCTGTTTCCGTTCTCGCGCATCGTTTTTCTGGTCGCTCCGCTCGCCTATCTGATCCTGGGCATGGATGTCTATAACGCGTCGATCATGCAGATTCTGGCCTACACGGTTCCCCATGTGGTGGCCACCTACGTGATTGCCGACATGCTCTACGGCCGCACCCGCTGGCCACTGGTTTCCGAACTGTATGAAGTCATGCAGTGTCTGTTTTCGGCAGCGGCGATCTTCAAGGTGGTGCTCAATCCGCACAAGCCCGCTTTTGTGGTCACCCCCAAAGGGGAAATACTCGACCGGGACACACTCTCTCCGCTTGCCCGCCCCTTTCACATACTCTTTGTGCTGACCTTGGCTGGCTTTGCGTTTGGCGCCTACCGGCTGGTGGAGTATCCATTGACCCGGGATATGACCGTTGTGGTGCTGCTGTGGAACGTTTTCAATTTCGTCACCCTGCTAGGGGCCTTGGGCGCATTGCTGGAGCGCCAGCAACGACGGACATCCCCCCGGATGCCAGTGACTGAGCCGGCAAACATTGCATGGCCGGGGCAGGCCCCCTTGCGCTGCACTATCGAGGATCTATCGGCCCAAGGCGCCCGTGTGCGTATCGACACACCCGTTGCGCTCGAACCCGGACAGCCGGTGGCGCTGTGCGCCTATGCGCATGCCCTGCAGCGACCGATCGAATTACCGGCACGTATCCGTACGCGCAGCTCAGACGACGGTTTGGTCATTGGCGTGGCGTTCGACAACCTCGAGCCCGCGCGCATCGATGAGGCGGTTGCCTTTGCCTATGGCGACAGCGCACGCTGGCTGTATTTTCAGGAGCGGCGCGCCCGGCCGATCACCTTTTTTCAGGGTCTGACAATCATGCTCTCTCTGGTCTGGAGGCCGTTTTTCCTCCATCTCAAGGCGATGGCTGCCCGATGGCGGCCTGAAGTGGCCGCCGAGCAATCCGGCCGCAGCGCTTGACCGCCCAATATCGATGATCGACACCCAGTATTTTTGACGGCTATCCTATGGTCCTCTCGTTTCCCACCGGTTTGTTGAAGAACGCGCGGCTGGCGCTGTGTCTCGCTTGGCTCATGCTGTCGGGTATCGCTGTCCATGCGCAAAATCCGGCGGGAGAAACCCTGCGCTTATCGTCATTTACCGCACAGCCCGGGCCGGTCAGATTGACCGATGTCACCTCCTCGGTGGATTTATTCATCCCGGTATCGTCCATGGTTGCATTGCAGGGCGCGCGGATCAGTTTGCGCTACACCCACTCGATCGCCCTGCGCCGGGAACGCTCCTACCTCTTGGTGCGGCTAAACGACATCACGGTGGCGCAGATTCCGGTCGACCCGGCGCAGCCTGGCGGGGTGGCGCGCTTTTCGGTACCCGACGACTTATGGCAGCCGGGGTTCAACCGCCTGACCATCGGCGTCATCCAGCATTACACCGACCGCTGCGAGGACAACCTTTCGCCGGAACTGTGGACCGAGCTCGATCTGCACGAATCCCGCCTGCAGTTCGAGCGGGTCGCCCGCACTGAACAACCGACACTGAGCGATCTTGGTGCCGCGTTTGGCCCCGGTATTGGCGCATTCGGAAAAGTCACCGTGTTGTCCTTTGCCGGCGCGGACGAGATCAATGCCGCCGCGCTGCCGTTGGTCGCCCAGGCGCTGGCCTTGCGGCGTCGCTTCGTGCCACTGACGGTCGATCACATCGCTTGGCCCGAGGCGCAGTACCCAGCCAGCGCCGCCGACCCGCTGGTCATCGTAGGCACTGCCGAAAAGATTGCCGAATTGACCGGCGAGCCGGCGCCCGCGGTAGACGGACCGCACTTGGCCATTTCACGCACACCGCCGGTTCGCGATGAGCGCGGCCGCCTGGTCAGCCCAGCTCGCTTGCAGTTGCTGGTGACCGGCCGCCATGCCGCAGAAGTGATCGAGGCTGCGCGCACGCTCGCGCTGATGGACGATGCGTACAACCCGGTGGCCACATCGACGGTCATCGACCGCCGGCAACGTCCTGCGGCAATCTCGCCCTTGTCGCGCCTGGTGCTGCAGCCAGAGCGCAGCTACACCTTCGCCGACCTGGGTTTCCCCACCCAGACGCTCAAAGGGTTCGGCAGCCGGCGTGTTGGCGTGGATGTCCGTCTGCCGGCCGATTTCTATACTCACGATTCGGCACAGGTCGAACTGTTGCTCGACCTGGCTTATGGCGCCGGCATGGGACCGGGTTCGGTCATGAACGTATTTTTGAACGGCGACTTCGTTCATGGACGTTTGCTCGATGAAGCCCATGGCGCCACCTTCAACCGCTATCGCATCGTGCTGCCGGCCAGACGCTTCGTGCCCGGTCGGAACAAGATCGACTTCGAATTGACCCTGCGTCCGGAAACGGTTCCGGGCGAATGCGCCGGTCTGGATGGCCGTCACCTGGTCGCGCAAATTTTGGACACCTCCAGCCTAACCCTGCCCGCATTTGGCGCGGCTTCATCGCAACCGAATCTGCGGCTGTTGGGCAGTACGGGTTTTCCCTTCAGCAGCGAATACGCCGACACCCGCTTCGACCTTTTTATCGACCATCCTGTCCAGACCGGGGCTGCGCTGACCTTGATCGGCCGCATCGCCCAGGCATCGGGCGCGCCACACGATGGCTGGCGCCTGCACACGGGTTTGGAGAACATCGACCGCAGTACCCGAAGCATCGTGCTGGCCCCGATCTCCGCCCTGCCCGAGGCGCTGTTTGCGGATTCGTCCGTCGCATTCGGACGCGCCCTGCGCTGGCCCTATACGGCCATCAACGATACCCGGACCGCCGGCGAAGCACAGCGCGACAGCTTTTCAGCCTGGCTGATCCAACAACTCGGTTTGCAAGCCACACCCAAACCCGCTGCGCCGTTTCAGGACATGCTTCAGGGCCATGTTGAACAGGTGTCCGGACTCGGTCCGCTGGGCGGGCTGGTTTTGCTTGCCAATCCACTGGCCAAGCCGGGGGCAGCGGTGCTGGTGGTGACCGCCGAGGACGCGGAGCGCTTGGATGAGCGTGTCAACGCGCTCGTCCAGCCTCAGGTGTGGTCTCAGCTCGACGGCAGCGTGCTGTTATGGCAAAACGCGGATTCGCCGGTCATCAGCGCCCAGGTGGTCGACCGTTTCGAAATGGGCACAGGCTCCAACTGGCTGCTGCTGCGCCTGTGGTTATCGAACAAGCCGTGGTACTGGCTGGCACTGGTGTTGGTGGGTGCGCTGCTGTTGGCGCTTGCCATCAACGCGTGGCTAAAGCGCCGGCAGCACGGCATGCACCGCTGACCCCCGATGCGCACGCCATGGCTGCCTGTCCTGCTGGTCATTTTGGCGCTGGCCAGCGGAGGATGTGAGCGTAATATGCCCGGAACCGCCCAGCGGCCTACACCGGATGCCGACTATCTTCTTCTCTGGGAAAGCTACCGTCAGGCGTTCATCC
Coding sequences:
- the bcsA gene encoding UDP-forming cellulose synthase catalytic subunit — translated: MENSRNIPLRSLPPALASGLFGSRAVLAAGGTGFALLAAALILPIDAFAQLVIAVPLVAILCAARIETDGSGAPEFFRILALAIGGFITLRYLSWRAGYTLYGADVFSLVAVLLLFGAELYSAGIHFLGGFINIAPARRPLLSIDDLPAEIALPSVDVLIPSYNEDPALLEITLRAALQMRYPADRLKVYLLDDGGTDQRIAHPDPQIAAAAQARRSALQALCARLGAHYITRARNERAKAGNLNHALAHTRGELIVVLDADHIPTVDFLDRTVPWLVLQPDVFLVQTPHFMINPDPVDRNMLRRFSRMPAENDMFYRDIQRGLDAWGASFFCGSAAVLRRKHLEEVGGLCGDTVTEDAETAFELHRRGYRSVYVDRPMVAGLAPETFSAFVTQRMRWAQGMVQILLLKRPFMCAELSLPQRLGYLSAILFWLFPFSRIVFLVAPLAYLILGMDVYNASIMQILAYTVPHVVATYVIADMLYGRTRWPLVSELYEVMQCLFSAAAIFKVVLNPHKPAFVVTPKGEILDRDTLSPLARPFHILFVLTLAGFAFGAYRLVEYPLTRDMTVVVLLWNVFNFVTLLGALGALLERQQRRTSPRMPVTEPANIAWPGQAPLRCTIEDLSAQGARVRIDTPVALEPGQPVALCAYAHALQRPIELPARIRTRSSDDGLVIGVAFDNLEPARIDEAVAFAYGDSARWLYFQERRARPITFFQGLTIMLSLVWRPFFLHLKAMAARWRPEVAAEQSGRSA
- a CDS encoding cellulose biosynthesis cyclic di-GMP-binding regulatory protein BcsB, yielding MVLSFPTGLLKNARLALCLAWLMLSGIAVHAQNPAGETLRLSSFTAQPGPVRLTDVTSSVDLFIPVSSMVALQGARISLRYTHSIALRRERSYLLVRLNDITVAQIPVDPAQPGGVARFSVPDDLWQPGFNRLTIGVIQHYTDRCEDNLSPELWTELDLHESRLQFERVARTEQPTLSDLGAAFGPGIGAFGKVTVLSFAGADEINAAALPLVAQALALRRRFVPLTVDHIAWPEAQYPASAADPLVIVGTAEKIAELTGEPAPAVDGPHLAISRTPPVRDERGRLVSPARLQLLVTGRHAAEVIEAARTLALMDDAYNPVATSTVIDRRQRPAAISPLSRLVLQPERSYTFADLGFPTQTLKGFGSRRVGVDVRLPADFYTHDSAQVELLLDLAYGAGMGPGSVMNVFLNGDFVHGRLLDEAHGATFNRYRIVLPARRFVPGRNKIDFELTLRPETVPGECAGLDGRHLVAQILDTSSLTLPAFGAASSQPNLRLLGSTGFPFSSEYADTRFDLFIDHPVQTGAALTLIGRIAQASGAPHDGWRLHTGLENIDRSTRSIVLAPISALPEALFADSSVAFGRALRWPYTAINDTRTAGEAQRDSFSAWLIQQLGLQATPKPAAPFQDMLQGHVEQVSGLGPLGGLVLLANPLAKPGAAVLVVTAEDAERLDERVNALVQPQVWSQLDGSVLLWQNADSPVISAQVVDRFEMGTGSNWLLLRLWLSNKPWYWLALVLVGALLLALAINAWLKRRQHGMHR